Proteins encoded in a region of the Buteo buteo chromosome 11, bButBut1.hap1.1, whole genome shotgun sequence genome:
- the VPS35 gene encoding vacuolar protein sorting-associated protein 35 isoform X1, which produces MTPTTQQSPQDEQEKLLDEAIQAVKVQSFQMKRCLDKNKLMDALKHASNMLGELRTSMLSPKSYYELYMAISDELHYLEVYLTDEFAKGRKVADLYELVQYAGNIIPRLYLLITVGVVYVKSFPQSRKDILKDLVEMCRGVQHPLRGLFLRNYLLQCTRNILPDEGEQADEETTGDISDSMDFVLLNFAEMNKLWVRMQHQGHSRDREKRERERQELRILVGTNLVRLSQLEGVNVERYKQIVLPGILEQVVNCRDALAQEYLMECIIQVFPDEFHLQTLNPFLRACAELHQNVNVKNIIIALIDRLALFAHREDGPGIPADIKLFDIFSQQVATVIQSRQDMPSEDVVSLQVSLINLAMKCYPDRVDYVDKVLETTVEIFNKLNLEHIATSSAVSKELTRLLKIPIDTYNNILTVLKLKHFHPLFEYFDYESRKSMSCYVLSNVLDYNTEIVSQEQVDAIMNLVSTLIQDQPDQPAEDPDPEDFADEQSLVGRFIHLLRSDDPDQQYLILNTARKHFGAGGNQRIRFTLPPLVFAAYQLAFRYKENSKVDDKWEKKCQKIFSFAHQTISALIKAELAELPLRLFLQGALAAGEIGFENHETVAYEFMSQAFSLYEDEISDSKAQLAAITLIIGTFERMKCFSEENHEPLRTQCALAASKLLKKPDQCRAVSTCAHLFWSGRNTDKNGEELHGGKRVMECLKKALKIANQCMDPSLQVQLFIEILNRYIYFYEKENEAVTIQVLNQLIQKIREDLPNLESTEETEQINKHFHNTLEHLRLRRESPESEGPIYEGLVI; this is translated from the exons ATGACG ccaacAACACAGCAATCTCCTCAGGATGAACAGGAAAAACTCCTGGATGAAGCCATTCAGGCTGTGAAGGTGCAGTCTTTCCAGATGAAGAGATGCTTG GACAAAAACAAGCTCATGGATGCTTTGAAACATGCTTCCAACATGCTTGGTGAGCTGCGGACTTCTATGTTATCTCCAAAGAGCTACTATGAGCTCT ACATGGCAATTTCTGATGAGCTACACTACTTGGAAGTCTACCTGACAGATGAATTTGCCAAAGGAAGGAAAGTGGCAGACCTTTATGAGCTAGTACAGTACGCTGGAAATATTATTCCAAGACT GTATCTCCTGATAACAGTAGGAGTTGTCTATGTCAAGTCATTTCCACAGTCcaggaaagatattttgaaagacCTTGTGGAGATGTGCCGTGGAGTACAGCATCCTCTTAGAGGCCTCTTTCTTAGAAACTATCTACTGCAGTGTACCAGGAATATCTTACCAGATGAAGGCGAGCAAGCAGA TGAAGAAACCACTGGAGACATCAGTGATTCGATGGATTTTGTGCTGCTGAACTTTGCTGAGATGAACAAACTTTGGGTGCGAATGCAACACCAGGGCCATAGTCgggacagagagaaaagggagCGAGAAAGGCAGGAGCTGAGAATCCTAGTAGGAACAAACCTGGTTCGCCTCAGTCAGTTGGAAGGTGTTAATGTGGAGCGATATAAGCAG ATTGTTCTGCCTGGAATATTGGAGCAAGTTGTGAACTGTAGAGATGCTTTAGCTCAGGAGTACCTCATGGAGTGCATCATACAG GTTTTCCCAGATGAATTTCACCTCCAAACCTTGAACCCATTTCTCAGAGCCTGTGCTGAGCTGCACCAAAATGtgaatgtgaaaaatataattattgcTTTAATTGACAG GTTAGCTTTATTTGCACATCGTGAAGATGGACCTGGTATCCCAGCAGATATCAAACTGTTTGACATCTTTTCACAACAGGTTGCTACTGTAATACAG TCTCGCCAGGACATGCCCTCAGAGGATGTTGTATCTTTGCAAGTTTCTCTCATTAACTTGGCTATGAAATGCTATCCAGACCGTGTTGACTATGTTGATAAGGTGTTGGAGACAACCGTGGAAATATTCAATAAACTTAATCTGGAACA tatTGCAACAAGCAGTGCTGTTTCAAAGGAGCTGACTAGACTTTTGAAAATCCCTATTGATACTTACAACAATATCCTGACAGTTCTGAAACTAAAACATTTTCACCCACTCTTTGAATACTTTGATTACGAGTCCAGGAAGAGCATGAGTTGTTACGTGCTTAGCAATGTATTGGATTATAACACAGAAATTGTGTCCCAAGAACAG GTTGATGCTATCATGAATTTGGTATCCACACTGATCCAGGATCAACCGGATCAGCCTGCTGAAGATCCTGACCCCGAGGATTTTGCTGATGAGCAGAGTCTTGTGGGAAGATTTATTCATCTTTTGCGTTCAGATGACCCTGACCAACAGTATCTG ATCCTAAATACTGCTCGGAAACACTTTGGTGCAGGTGGGAACCAACGTATTCGTTTTACACTGCCACCACTGGTTTTTGCTGCATACCAGCTTGCTTTTCGCTACAAAGAGAACTCCAAAGTG GATGACAAATGGGAAAAGAAGTGCCAGAAGATCTTCTCGTTTGCTCATCAGACCATCAGTGCTCTGATCAAAGCAGAACTGGCAGAGCTACCTCTTCGCCTCTTCCTACAAGGAGCACTGGCTGCAGGAGAGATTGGCTTTGAAAATCATGAAACTGTGGCCTATGAATTCATGTCCCAG GCCTTCTCTCTCTATGAAGATGAAATCAGTGATTCAAAAGCACAGCTGGCTGCAATCACCTTGATAATTGGGACATTTGAGAGGATGAAGTGCTTCAGTGAGGAGAACCATGAGCCTTTGAGGACGCAGTGTGCGCTGGCAGCCTCTAAGCTCCTTAAGAAGCCAGACCAATGCCGGGCTGTGAGCACTTGTGCCCATCTGTTTTGGTCTGGCCGAAATACTGACAAGAATGGAGAGGAG CTTCATGGAGGAAAAAGAGTGATGGAATGCCTAAAGAAGGCTCTGAAGATAGCAAATCAGTGCATGGATCCTTCTCTGCAAGTCCAACTTTTCATAGAAATTCTGAACAGATATAtctatttttatgaaaaggaaaacgaGGCG GTGACAATTCAGGTTTTGAATCAGCTTATACAGAAGATAAGAGAAGATCTCCCAAACCTTGAGTCtactgaagaaacagaacagattAACAAACACTTTCACAACACACTGGAGCACTTGCGTCTGAGGAGGGAATCACCAGAATCTGAGGGGCCAATTTATGAAGGTCTTGTTATTTAG
- the VPS35 gene encoding vacuolar protein sorting-associated protein 35 isoform X2, which yields MPTTQQSPQDEQEKLLDEAIQAVKVQSFQMKRCLDKNKLMDALKHASNMLGELRTSMLSPKSYYELYMAISDELHYLEVYLTDEFAKGRKVADLYELVQYAGNIIPRLYLLITVGVVYVKSFPQSRKDILKDLVEMCRGVQHPLRGLFLRNYLLQCTRNILPDEGEQADEETTGDISDSMDFVLLNFAEMNKLWVRMQHQGHSRDREKRERERQELRILVGTNLVRLSQLEGVNVERYKQIVLPGILEQVVNCRDALAQEYLMECIIQVFPDEFHLQTLNPFLRACAELHQNVNVKNIIIALIDRLALFAHREDGPGIPADIKLFDIFSQQVATVIQSRQDMPSEDVVSLQVSLINLAMKCYPDRVDYVDKVLETTVEIFNKLNLEHIATSSAVSKELTRLLKIPIDTYNNILTVLKLKHFHPLFEYFDYESRKSMSCYVLSNVLDYNTEIVSQEQVDAIMNLVSTLIQDQPDQPAEDPDPEDFADEQSLVGRFIHLLRSDDPDQQYLILNTARKHFGAGGNQRIRFTLPPLVFAAYQLAFRYKENSKVDDKWEKKCQKIFSFAHQTISALIKAELAELPLRLFLQGALAAGEIGFENHETVAYEFMSQAFSLYEDEISDSKAQLAAITLIIGTFERMKCFSEENHEPLRTQCALAASKLLKKPDQCRAVSTCAHLFWSGRNTDKNGEELHGGKRVMECLKKALKIANQCMDPSLQVQLFIEILNRYIYFYEKENEAVTIQVLNQLIQKIREDLPNLESTEETEQINKHFHNTLEHLRLRRESPESEGPIYEGLVI from the exons ATG ccaacAACACAGCAATCTCCTCAGGATGAACAGGAAAAACTCCTGGATGAAGCCATTCAGGCTGTGAAGGTGCAGTCTTTCCAGATGAAGAGATGCTTG GACAAAAACAAGCTCATGGATGCTTTGAAACATGCTTCCAACATGCTTGGTGAGCTGCGGACTTCTATGTTATCTCCAAAGAGCTACTATGAGCTCT ACATGGCAATTTCTGATGAGCTACACTACTTGGAAGTCTACCTGACAGATGAATTTGCCAAAGGAAGGAAAGTGGCAGACCTTTATGAGCTAGTACAGTACGCTGGAAATATTATTCCAAGACT GTATCTCCTGATAACAGTAGGAGTTGTCTATGTCAAGTCATTTCCACAGTCcaggaaagatattttgaaagacCTTGTGGAGATGTGCCGTGGAGTACAGCATCCTCTTAGAGGCCTCTTTCTTAGAAACTATCTACTGCAGTGTACCAGGAATATCTTACCAGATGAAGGCGAGCAAGCAGA TGAAGAAACCACTGGAGACATCAGTGATTCGATGGATTTTGTGCTGCTGAACTTTGCTGAGATGAACAAACTTTGGGTGCGAATGCAACACCAGGGCCATAGTCgggacagagagaaaagggagCGAGAAAGGCAGGAGCTGAGAATCCTAGTAGGAACAAACCTGGTTCGCCTCAGTCAGTTGGAAGGTGTTAATGTGGAGCGATATAAGCAG ATTGTTCTGCCTGGAATATTGGAGCAAGTTGTGAACTGTAGAGATGCTTTAGCTCAGGAGTACCTCATGGAGTGCATCATACAG GTTTTCCCAGATGAATTTCACCTCCAAACCTTGAACCCATTTCTCAGAGCCTGTGCTGAGCTGCACCAAAATGtgaatgtgaaaaatataattattgcTTTAATTGACAG GTTAGCTTTATTTGCACATCGTGAAGATGGACCTGGTATCCCAGCAGATATCAAACTGTTTGACATCTTTTCACAACAGGTTGCTACTGTAATACAG TCTCGCCAGGACATGCCCTCAGAGGATGTTGTATCTTTGCAAGTTTCTCTCATTAACTTGGCTATGAAATGCTATCCAGACCGTGTTGACTATGTTGATAAGGTGTTGGAGACAACCGTGGAAATATTCAATAAACTTAATCTGGAACA tatTGCAACAAGCAGTGCTGTTTCAAAGGAGCTGACTAGACTTTTGAAAATCCCTATTGATACTTACAACAATATCCTGACAGTTCTGAAACTAAAACATTTTCACCCACTCTTTGAATACTTTGATTACGAGTCCAGGAAGAGCATGAGTTGTTACGTGCTTAGCAATGTATTGGATTATAACACAGAAATTGTGTCCCAAGAACAG GTTGATGCTATCATGAATTTGGTATCCACACTGATCCAGGATCAACCGGATCAGCCTGCTGAAGATCCTGACCCCGAGGATTTTGCTGATGAGCAGAGTCTTGTGGGAAGATTTATTCATCTTTTGCGTTCAGATGACCCTGACCAACAGTATCTG ATCCTAAATACTGCTCGGAAACACTTTGGTGCAGGTGGGAACCAACGTATTCGTTTTACACTGCCACCACTGGTTTTTGCTGCATACCAGCTTGCTTTTCGCTACAAAGAGAACTCCAAAGTG GATGACAAATGGGAAAAGAAGTGCCAGAAGATCTTCTCGTTTGCTCATCAGACCATCAGTGCTCTGATCAAAGCAGAACTGGCAGAGCTACCTCTTCGCCTCTTCCTACAAGGAGCACTGGCTGCAGGAGAGATTGGCTTTGAAAATCATGAAACTGTGGCCTATGAATTCATGTCCCAG GCCTTCTCTCTCTATGAAGATGAAATCAGTGATTCAAAAGCACAGCTGGCTGCAATCACCTTGATAATTGGGACATTTGAGAGGATGAAGTGCTTCAGTGAGGAGAACCATGAGCCTTTGAGGACGCAGTGTGCGCTGGCAGCCTCTAAGCTCCTTAAGAAGCCAGACCAATGCCGGGCTGTGAGCACTTGTGCCCATCTGTTTTGGTCTGGCCGAAATACTGACAAGAATGGAGAGGAG CTTCATGGAGGAAAAAGAGTGATGGAATGCCTAAAGAAGGCTCTGAAGATAGCAAATCAGTGCATGGATCCTTCTCTGCAAGTCCAACTTTTCATAGAAATTCTGAACAGATATAtctatttttatgaaaaggaaaacgaGGCG GTGACAATTCAGGTTTTGAATCAGCTTATACAGAAGATAAGAGAAGATCTCCCAAACCTTGAGTCtactgaagaaacagaacagattAACAAACACTTTCACAACACACTGGAGCACTTGCGTCTGAGGAGGGAATCACCAGAATCTGAGGGGCCAATTTATGAAGGTCTTGTTATTTAG